The Rhodovastum atsumiense genome includes the window CATCGCTGTCCCCGGCATAGCGGAGAGACTCGACTCGGCCGCCCCGAACCGTGGCGATCGCCCGGCAGGAGGCCGCAGACCCCACCGATACCGAGCCCGCGCTGGCGAGCGAGATCGGCCAGGTAACCGGGAGCAGCGCCAAATCGGCGAACAACGGCAGGGACGCGGATGTCGCAGCCTCGGACCGGCCCCATTGGGCCACCAATCCGCCGTCCGGCAGTGGCGCGGTCCGGTCCGGCACGCCCATGCAGGATTGCAGTTCCGCCAGCGTGCGCCCGACTGCCCAGGTCCGGGCCTCGCGCGCCTGCCGGGCAGCGCAGCCGGTGAGCAGCAGGACGGCCACCAGGGTGAACAACGGACGGGTCATGGCGTCACCTCGCTGGCCACCAGGGACCGCACCCGCGCCAGGTGATCCCGGCACTCCGCCCCGGCGCTGGACAGATCCACGATCCACCGTGCCAGGGCCTGGTCACTGGCCGTTGCCGGCGGTGCTGGCTCGGCCGCGCACGTCAGCAGCGCCGCGGGAATCTGTGCCCGCGGCGCTGGTGCTGGCCCGCTTGCGCAGGCCGTCAAGGAGAGCGCGCATAGCAGG containing:
- a CDS encoding lipoprotein gives rise to the protein MTRPLFTLVAVLLLTGCAARQAREARTWAVGRTLAELQSCMGVPDRTAPLPDGGLVAQWGRSEAATSASLPLFADLALLPVTWPISLASAGSVSVGSAASCRAIATVRGGRVESLRYAGDSDGVSGRDAVCAPVVRGCVRADR